TCCAGGGATGGTGCAGGGTTTTTACATTATAAAATCGATATCGGTCAGAAAGGCAAAAAACGGCAGTTTTTTTGCAGATCTGAAACTTTCAGACAAGACCGGTGAAATCAATGCGAAAATTTGGGACGCTTCCGAGAGCGCCGAGAGCCAGTTTGGTTCAGGAAGCCTTGTGAAGGCGAGAGGTGACCTTTCTCTGTGGAAGGGAAGCCTTCAGTTTACTATAAAAAAAATCAGAAAGGCAACCGAAGAAGACGGAATCGACATGGAGGATTTCGTGCAAAGTGCTCCCGAAAGCTTTGAAAGCATGTATGGGGAGGTTGTTTCATACCTTGAAGGCATAGTTGATCAAGATATCAAGAGATTGGCGGGATATCTACTCGAGAAAGCCAAAGACAAGCTTTCTTACTATCCGGCAGCTAAAAGCAACCACCACGCTATAAGGTGTGGACTTTTGTATCATACGCTTACAATGCTGAGGGTTGGAGAAAAGGTTGCCTCGGTGTATGAAAGGATAGACAAAGATCTGCTTTATGCAGGCGTAATCGTGCATGACCTGGCAAAGACCGTTGAGATGGAATCCGATGAAATGGGCATAGTATCAGATTATACAAGAGAAGGAAAGTTGCTTGGTCACATAATACAGGGAATAACGGATATCGAAAAGGCCGGCGAAATTCTTGATACACCAAAGGAAACGGTTCTGCTTTTGAAGCACATGGTTCTTTCGCACCACTATGAGCCGGAATTCGGAAGCCCAAGAAAGCCAATGATACCGGAGGCGGAGCTTTTG
This genomic interval from Peptostreptococcaceae bacterium contains the following:
- a CDS encoding HD domain-containing protein; its protein translation is MKEYKISEMETPGMVQGFYIIKSISVRKAKNGSFFADLKLSDKTGEINAKIWDASESAESQFGSGSLVKARGDLSLWKGSLQFTIKKIRKATEEDGIDMEDFVQSAPESFESMYGEVVSYLEGIVDQDIKRLAGYLLEKAKDKLSYYPAAKSNHHAIRCGLLYHTLTMLRVGEKVASVYERIDKDLLYAGVIVHDLAKTVEMESDEMGIVSDYTREGKLLGHIIQGITDIEKAGEILDTPKETVLLLKHMVLSHHYEPEFGSPRKPMIPEAELLHYLDMIDARMYDFFNNLDKTEDGEFTERVWTLDNRQIYKRTVKNGGDNNEK